A single genomic interval of Lusitaniella coriacea LEGE 07157 harbors:
- the avd gene encoding diversity-generating retroelement protein Avd, with amino-acid sequence MNELPIIQKTYDLIKWYVPILNRLPREHRFGLGNRMVSGLYDLLEGLIFARYSREERRSRLPGLNTQLDILRYQTRLLYDFKLISAQRHEYANEQLNAIGQDLGGWRKQQGQG; translated from the coding sequence TTGAACGAACTGCCGATTATTCAAAAAACCTACGATTTGATTAAGTGGTACGTGCCGATTCTCAATCGCTTGCCGAGGGAGCATCGGTTTGGCTTGGGAAATCGCATGGTGAGTGGGTTATACGATTTACTCGAAGGGTTGATTTTCGCCCGTTACAGCAGGGAAGAGCGGCGATCTCGCTTGCCGGGACTCAATACCCAACTTGACATTTTGCGCTATCAAACGCGCCTGCTCTACGATTTCAAGCTGATTTCGGCACAGCGCCACGAATACGCCAACGAGCAATTAAACGCAATTGGTCAGGATTTGGGCGGTTGGAGGAAACAGCAGGGACAGGGATGA
- a CDS encoding RNA-directed DNA polymerase yields the protein MKRHGNLWSQIIAWDNLLWAAHRAQASKRFRDNVLAFNYNLEPELLKLRDELRDRAYQPGAYKTFRIFDPKPRLISAAPYRDPQSGSLRGRVVHHALCNIIVPLLDVSFIADTYANRTGYGTHRALKRFVQFARRSRYILQCDIRKYFPSIDLEILKAQLHRKIKCPQTLWLIETIIDASNPQEPVIAYFPGDTLLAPLLRRKGLPIGNLTSQFFANVYLNGFDHFVKESLRAKQYLRYVDDFALFSNDRSFLVDARPAIENYLATLRLQIHPVKSQLFETQYGTNFVGFRILPDRIRVRNDNLRRARLRLKQFQRHRVTGKISPEKLSQRLQSWEAHLKHGDTYRLRRAIFNRYGFVGSD from the coding sequence ATGAAACGGCACGGAAACCTTTGGTCGCAGATTATTGCCTGGGACAACCTGTTATGGGCGGCGCATCGCGCTCAAGCCAGCAAGCGGTTTCGGGATAATGTGCTGGCGTTTAACTATAACTTAGAGCCGGAATTGTTGAAACTGCGCGATGAATTGCGCGATCGCGCCTATCAACCCGGAGCCTACAAAACCTTCAGAATCTTTGACCCCAAGCCTCGGCTAATTTCCGCAGCCCCTTACCGCGATCCGCAAAGCGGATCCCTTCGGGGGCGCGTCGTCCATCACGCCCTGTGCAATATCATCGTTCCATTGCTCGATGTGTCCTTCATTGCCGACACCTACGCCAATCGCACGGGATATGGAACTCACCGCGCCCTCAAGCGATTCGTCCAGTTTGCCCGTCGCAGTCGCTACATCCTGCAATGCGACATTCGTAAATACTTCCCCAGCATCGACCTCGAAATCCTCAAAGCTCAACTGCACCGCAAAATCAAATGTCCCCAGACCCTGTGGTTAATCGAGACGATTATCGATGCCAGCAACCCACAAGAACCCGTCATCGCCTACTTTCCGGGAGATACCTTACTCGCGCCCTTACTGCGGCGTAAAGGCTTGCCCATTGGCAATCTCACCAGCCAGTTCTTTGCCAACGTCTATCTCAACGGGTTCGACCATTTCGTTAAAGAAAGCCTCAGAGCCAAGCAATATCTGCGTTATGTGGATGATTTCGCCCTGTTCAGCAACGACCGTTCGTTTTTGGTAGACGCTAGACCTGCCATTGAGAATTATCTCGCCACCCTTCGCCTGCAAATTCATCCCGTGAAAAGTCAGCTCTTTGAGACACAGTACGGCACGAACTTTGTGGGGTTCCGCATCTTGCCCGACCGCATTCGCGTCCGCAACGACAACCTGCGGCGCGCTCGTTTGAGGCTTAAGCAATTTCAGCGTCACCGTGTCACAGGAAAAATTTCCCCAGAGAAACTCAGTCAACGGTTGCAAAGCTGGGAAGCCCATCTCAAGCATGGCGATACCTATCGACTGCGACGAGCCATTTTCAACCGCTATGGGTTTGTTGGCTCGGATTAA
- a CDS encoding SUMF1/EgtB/PvdO family nonheme iron enzyme produces MGLLARINPLQYRWGRQAKRGGSWNNNPRNCRSAYRNNNNPDNRNNNIGFRVARSAPSTLQYQNRQVGICRARCRRVQTYSGDVGNSIRKSTESG; encoded by the coding sequence ATGGGTTTGTTGGCTCGGATTAACCCCCTACAATATCGGTGGGGTAGGCAAGCAAAACGCGGCGGTTCCTGGAACAACAATCCTAGGAATTGTCGCTCTGCGTACCGGAACAACAACAATCCCGATAATAGGAACAATAATATCGGGTTTCGCGTTGCCCGTTCCGCCCCGAGTACTCTTCAGTACCAGAATCGGCAGGTGGGAATCTGTCGAGCGCGTTGTAGAAGAGTCCAGACCTACTCCGGCGATGTTGGTAACAGCATCCGAAAATCAACCGAGTCAGGGTAG
- a CDS encoding formylglycine-generating enzyme family protein produces MVKLVIKKQPRQAQYYVETLAEGIELEMVSIPNGTLLMGSPETELDNYDDEKPQHEVTLPSFFMGKYPITQGQWRAIAETVEKVERELDPDPSNFKKPYEEYDRWSRPVENVSWYDAVEFCQRLSKKTGREYRLPSEAEWEYACRGVRFLGEGQQYPPFHFGETISTDLANYCGVEEKIGETTYSGSYGRGLKGKNREQTTPVGYFQVANGFGLYDMHGNVLEWCADPWHSNYEGAPKDESIWLSSDNSSYVLRGGSWSSHPRYCRSAYRNHYNPDYRYSHVGFRVARSAPRTL; encoded by the coding sequence ATGGTTAAACTCGTTATCAAAAAGCAACCGCGGCAAGCTCAATACTATGTTGAGACTTTAGCTGAAGGGATAGAACTGGAGATGGTTTCGATTCCCAATGGGACGTTGTTGATGGGTTCTCCTGAAACAGAATTAGATAACTACGATGACGAAAAGCCACAGCATGAAGTGACCCTCCCCTCATTCTTTATGGGCAAGTATCCCATCACCCAAGGACAATGGCGCGCGATCGCGGAAACTGTTGAAAAAGTCGAACGCGAACTCGATCCAGACCCTTCCAATTTCAAAAAACCCTACGAAGAATACGATCGTTGGAGCCGTCCGGTCGAAAATGTTTCCTGGTACGATGCCGTCGAATTTTGTCAGCGACTCTCGAAAAAAACCGGGCGAGAGTACCGCCTTCCCAGCGAAGCAGAATGGGAATATGCTTGCCGAGGGGTTCGATTTCTAGGGGAAGGGCAGCAATATCCCCCGTTCCACTTTGGCGAGACGATCTCAACCGATTTAGCCAATTACTGTGGAGTCGAGGAGAAAATTGGCGAGACAACCTATAGCGGTTCCTACGGTCGCGGTTTGAAAGGGAAAAATCGAGAGCAAACAACCCCCGTTGGATATTTCCAAGTGGCTAATGGTTTTGGGTTATACGATATGCACGGGAATGTTTTGGAATGGTGCGCCGATCCTTGGCATAGCAATTATGAGGGTGCGCCCAAAGATGAGAGTATATGGCTATCTAGTGATAATAGTTCGTATGTATTACGCGGCGGTTCCTGGAGCAGCCATCCTAGGTATTGTCGCTCTGCGTACCGGAACCACTACAATCCCGATTATAGGTACAGTCATGTCGGGTTTCGCGTTGCCCGTTCCGCCCCGAGGACTCTTTAG